A region from the Metopolophium dirhodum isolate CAU chromosome 9, ASM1992520v1, whole genome shotgun sequence genome encodes:
- the LOC132952898 gene encoding ribosomal RNA processing protein 36 homolog yields the protein MYSVLKKNHKMNNLTNESEIELKQDLKKLSLEELRKLKEKIGNEVYQNATTKKPKLDFHPKPVKRENKNRPSEISSKVDPSLNLVKKYKPKIKTKVEETKSIDPRFDSLYGEFDKRIFERNYKFLNDVKEKEKKKLRKKLKQKSHDEKNEQVKLLLQRIENQDREKQKMEAQEKLKLEQKQKRLDAVKDGKKPQFLRKRESKILQLVGQYEDLKSQGKLSKHIKQKRIRIIGNEKKTMFNNSME from the coding sequence ATGTattcagtgttaaaaaaaaatcataaaatgaataatttaactaaTGAATCTGAAATTGAGTTAAAACAAGATCTTAAGAAACTATCATTAGAAGAACTTcgtaaattaaaagaaaaaattggaaatgaaGTTTACCAAAATGCAACaactaaaaaaccaaaattagaTTTTCATCCTAAACCGGTTAAACGAGAAAACAAAAACAGACCATCTGAAATATCATCTAAAGTGGACCCTTCTTTGAATCTTGTCAAAAAGTATAAacctaaaattaaaaccaaagtTGAAGAAACTAAAAGTATTGATCCTAGATTTGATTCTCTGTATGGTGAATTTGATAAACGCATTTTTGAacgaaattacaaatttttaaatgatgtcaaagaaaaagaaaaaaaaaagctacGGAAGAAGTTGAAACAGAAGAGTCATGATGAGAAAAATGAGcaggttaaattattattacaaagaaTAGAAAATCAAGacagagaaaaacaaaaaatggaagctcaagaaaaattaaaattggaacaGAAACAAAAGAGATTAGATGCTGTTAAAGATGGTAAAAAACCTCAATTTTTAAGGAAACGTGAATCAAAAATATTGCAATTGGTTGGACAATATGAAGATTTAAAATCTCAAGGAAAACTCAGCAAGCATATTAAACAGAAGAGAATTAGAATTATTGGGAATGAAAAGAAAACAATGTTCAACAATTCaatggaataa
- the LOC132952701 gene encoding transmembrane 9 superfamily member 3 — MNTKRFAMDYLKVFVSFLVLHLTCLVNGDEHNHLYKNNEEVVLWMNTVGPYHNRQETYTYFSLPFCAGPKDSISHYHETLGEALQGVELIHSGLEMHFKEDISKVPFCQVNLDDNKLKAFIYAVRNHYWYQMYIDDLPIWGIVGELDETNNKYYIWTHKKFDIGFNDHHIVDVNLTSETKVELKVNTNIEFTYEMNWKSSPIIYKDRFNKYLDPKFFQHRIHWFSIFNSFMMVIFLVGLVSMILLRTVRKDYARYSQDEEVDAMDKDLGDEYGWKQVHGDVFRPASYPMLFSAIIGCGHHITLVTLVVITFTIIGDLYTERGSLLGTSIFVYAVTSPINGYFGGALYAKMGGRIWIRQMLLSAFLLPSLVCGMAFLINFIAIYYHASRAIPFGSMVAVACICVFVILPLTLVGTLLGRNLSGQPDYPCRVNAVPRPIPEKKWFMEPLIITMLGGILPFGSIFIEMYFIFTSFWAYKIYYVYGFMLLVVLILMVVTVCVTIVCTYFLLNAEDYRWQWTSFAAAASTAFYVYLYSFYYFMFKTKMYGLFQTAFYFGYMALFSIALGIMCGTVGYIGAHAFVRKIYTTVKID, encoded by the exons ATGAACACCAAACGGTTTGCGATGGATTATCTCAAAGTTTTCGTCTCGTTTTTGGTCCTACACTTGACGTGTCTCGTTAATGGCGACGAACACAATCATTTG tataaaaataatgaggAGGTGGTATTGTGGATGAACACTGTCGGTCCATATCATAATCGACAAGAAACATATACATACTTTAGTTTGCCATTTTGTGCGGGCCCTAAAGATTCAATTAGTCATTATCATGAAACACTTGGGGAAGCTTTACAGGGTGTTGAACTTATACACAGTGGACTGGAAATGCATTTTAAAG AGGACATATCTAAAGTACCATTCTGTCAAGTAAACTTGGATGATAACAAATTAAAAGCATTTATATATGCCGTACGAAATCACTACTGGTATCAAATGTATATTGACGATCTTCCGATTTGGg GGATTGTTGGAGAATTAGATGaaactaataacaaatattatatatggacACACAAAAAATTTGATATTGGCTTTAATGATCATCATATTGTTGATGTAAATTTGACATCAGAGACTAAAGTTGAACTTaaagtaaatactaatattgAATTTACTTATGAAATGAATTGGAAATCATctcctattatttataaagatcgtttcaataaatatttggaTCCTAAATTCTTCCAACACAGA ATACATTGGTTTAGTATTTTCAACAGTTTTATGATGGTTATATTTTTAGTTGGATTAGTATCTATGATTTTATTGCGAACCGTGCGAAAAGATTATGCTCGTTACAGTCAAGACGAAGAAGTTGATGCtatg GACAAGGATTTGGGTGACGAATATGGATGGAAGCAAGTTCATGGCGATGTTTTCCGTCCGGCATCTTATCCTATGCTTTTCTCTGCCATTATTGGATGTGGTCACCATATCACTCTAGTCACTCTCGTAGTTAtaacatttacaataattgGAGATTTATATACAga ACGAGGTTCATTATTGGGTAcatcaatatttgtatatgcTGTAACTTCCCCTATTAATGGTTATTTTGGTGGAGCCTTATATGCTAAGATGGGTGGACGTATTTGGATCAGACAGATGTTGTTATCTGCATTTTTATTACCTTCACTTGTTTGTGGCATGGCATtccttattaattttattgcaatCTATTATCATGCATCTCGTGCCATTCCATTTGGTTCAATG GTCGCAGTAGCTTGTATATGCGTTTTTGTGATATTACCTCTTACATTGGTTGGAACTTTGCTGGGTCGAAATTTGTCTGGGCAGCCAGATTACCCTTGTAGAGTAAATGCTGTACCAAGACCTATACCAGAGAAAAAATGGTTTATGGAACCTTTAATAATCACAATGCTTGGTGGAATACTGCCCTTTGgatcaatatttattgaaat gtattttatatttacttcatTTTgggcatacaaaatatattatgtttatggatTTATGCTGCTAGTTGTTTTGATACTTATGGTGGTAACTGTTTGTGTCACAATTGTATGTACTTACTTTCTACTTAATGCTGAAGATTATAGATG GCAATGGACAAGTTTTGCAGCAGCAGCATCAACTGCATTTTACGTTTAtctgtattcattttattactttatgtttaaaacaaa